In a genomic window of Halobiforma lacisalsi AJ5:
- a CDS encoding type IV toxin-antitoxin system AbiEi family antitoxin domain-containing protein encodes MEPTNNEETQRKSLSTRESQTLSRLANESRQIISISDIANVLDIPRKSAKDMAYALKEKGWLERIVHGKYLILPLAAGENGVYTEHEFVIASALVEPMYIGYWSALNHHGLTKQMSRTVYIVTTERAKEREIHGLTYRPVSVTEQKLFGYQPTAVGSNQVDISSIEKTLVDCADHPEFCGGIGEVAKAIQNAVETRCSWERVVEYLRRVGNGAATKRIVYLADQLDIELPEYWDLVESFTTGYPLLDPTREAKGTRDSKYQLRLNVTSESFLPDDLS; translated from the coding sequence ATGGAGCCAACAAACAACGAAGAAACTCAACGAAAAAGCCTGTCGACACGTGAGTCACAGACACTGTCACGGCTCGCAAACGAGAGCCGACAGATCATCTCTATCAGTGACATCGCGAACGTTCTCGACATCCCGCGGAAGTCTGCCAAGGACATGGCGTACGCGCTCAAGGAGAAAGGATGGCTGGAGCGGATCGTGCACGGGAAGTATCTCATCCTGCCGCTCGCTGCGGGGGAGAACGGCGTGTATACCGAACACGAGTTCGTGATCGCATCCGCACTCGTGGAGCCGATGTACATCGGGTACTGGAGCGCGCTGAATCACCACGGACTCACGAAGCAGATGTCCCGCACGGTGTACATCGTAACGACAGAGCGCGCGAAAGAGCGCGAAATACACGGGCTGACGTATCGACCGGTGTCGGTCACTGAGCAGAAACTCTTCGGCTATCAACCGACTGCAGTCGGGTCGAACCAGGTGGATATTTCGAGCATCGAGAAGACGCTGGTCGATTGTGCCGACCACCCGGAGTTCTGTGGCGGAATCGGCGAGGTTGCGAAAGCAATACAGAATGCTGTTGAAACACGATGTTCGTGGGAACGAGTCGTTGAGTACCTACGGCGGGTTGGGAATGGTGCCGCAACGAAACGAATCGTGTACCTCGCGGATCAGTTGGACATCGAGCTTCCGGAGTACTGGGACCTCGTCGAGAGTTTCACGACTGGCTATCCACTGCTCGATCCAACGAGAGAAGCGAAGGGCACCCGTGATAGCAAGTACCAGCTCCGCCTAAACGTCACCTCCGAATCGTTCCTTCCGGACGACCTCTCATGA